In the Sphingomonas sp. LM7 genome, one interval contains:
- a CDS encoding DUF1521 domain-containing protein, translated as MTAISANTNASFGAFQAFAAGSASANFVLAAGIMGKMLNPLGAGPFASGCLPRDWNVDARCGGETKASWTVQTGGDGKAAIDLGDGYSLKLNEHNSEITITNANTGETTRIWGDPHVEIDGKQAYDFWGTTTFTLDNGTKITINTEQGHGNPNVYFASSVAITKGDQAIEVTGISQQEIGDLQVTMGGNGRALDRANADGFVLHENDSGAGWRSAYTGEVATQADLNATKPGEIFGPGSDAGETLAGLSLLLGAFLGGALLGSFGIGAESRGSDRVRDHIAPRLPILF; from the coding sequence ATGACCGCTATTAGTGCGAACACCAACGCTTCCTTCGGCGCTTTCCAGGCGTTCGCTGCCGGATCGGCCTCGGCCAATTTCGTGCTAGCCGCGGGGATCATGGGCAAGATGCTCAACCCGCTCGGCGCCGGGCCGTTCGCCTCGGGTTGCCTGCCGCGCGACTGGAACGTCGATGCGCGTTGCGGCGGCGAGACCAAGGCAAGCTGGACCGTGCAGACCGGCGGCGACGGCAAGGCCGCGATCGATCTCGGCGACGGCTACAGCCTGAAGCTCAACGAGCATAACAGCGAGATCACGATCACCAACGCCAATACCGGCGAGACCACGCGGATCTGGGGCGATCCGCATGTCGAGATCGACGGCAAGCAGGCCTATGACTTCTGGGGCACGACGACCTTCACGCTCGACAATGGCACCAAGATCACGATCAACACCGAGCAGGGCCATGGCAACCCGAACGTCTACTTCGCGAGTTCGGTAGCGATCACCAAGGGCGACCAGGCGATCGAGGTCACCGGGATCAGCCAGCAGGAGATCGGCGATCTTCAGGTGACGATGGGCGGCAACGGCCGCGCGCTCGACCGCGCCAATGCCGACGGCTTCGTGCTGCATGAGAATGACAGCGGCGCGGGATGGCGCTCGGCCTATACCGGGGAGGTGGCGACGCAGGCCGATCTCAATGCGACGAAGCCGGGCGAGATTTTCGGGCCGGGCTCGGATGCCGGCGAGACGCTGGCGGGGCTGAGCCTGTTGCTCGGCGCGTTCCTCGGTGGGGCGCTGTTGGGCAGCTTCGGGATCGGGGCGGAGTCGCGGGGCAGCGACCGGGTGCGCGACCATATCGCGCCGCGCTTGCCGATACTTTTCTAA
- a CDS encoding DUF934 domain-containing protein codes for MTDTILRFRDDELHEEPAVTLDSFLGQSNATAVRIESGEDARVLLPHLERLALVEVSFPKFRDGRGYSSGRILREAGYKGELRAQGDVLVDQIPLMRRCGFDSFAPEAPVDTATLEASLARYDHVYQAAADAHVPVWKRRHG; via the coding sequence ATGACCGACACGATCCTCCGCTTCCGCGACGACGAGCTCCACGAAGAGCCGGCTGTCACGCTCGACTCGTTCCTCGGCCAATCGAACGCCACTGCGGTCCGCATCGAATCGGGCGAGGACGCGCGCGTCCTGCTCCCGCATCTCGAGCGCCTCGCGCTGGTCGAAGTCAGCTTCCCCAAGTTCCGCGACGGCCGCGGCTATTCCTCCGGCCGGATCCTCCGCGAAGCCGGCTACAAGGGCGAGTTGCGCGCACAGGGCGACGTGCTGGTCGATCAGATTCCACTGATGCGCCGCTGCGGGTTCGACAGCTTCGCGCCCGAAGCCCCGGTCGATACCGCCACGCTCGAAGCCAGTCTCGCGCGCTACGACCATGTCTATCAGGCAGCGGCGGACGCTCATGTCCCCGTGTGGAAACGCCGCCATGGCTGA
- a CDS encoding TonB-dependent receptor: MTRTSVSLLALAVSSLLPAAAMAQDAGAPTSVPPTEIEDSSVIVVTGRDTRTSVVLPGTEMQKILPGVSPLKAIQTLPGVLYITADPWGYNEQNAQIFIHGFAANQLGYTMDGVPLGDQSYGNYNGLSPQRAVISENVGRVVVSTGAGDLATASNSNLGGTVETFSSDPRPAFGIEAAQTVGSYSTSRSFARVDTGTFGGNNSAYVSAARQRARAWDFDGIQGGWQANAKFVHDDSIGKLTLYFDYNDMTQPNEDATVFFKPSAGGTATPVQLYTPYTKPFFYPEFDTYRTSYLTALGNSPAAEGSNYRNYYSDAQRTDYLAYGRYDARFSDKVTLSTTAYFHHNDGAGVVAGPLGQSITTAQPYLDPAYATLPANCRFGANANGIRPAACTALTTAQAAAAGAALVAATGGSGLITRTTEYRIDRFGVISALNLELGAHNIEIGGWFEHNSTTQWRRWYGVNVNDPASSTPYIRPLEAAQPLFTQYQGEARINQLQLHVQDSWQVIDPLRVQFGFKTSAQWANGWFPVQPKAGSLSGLAGGLPQGKIDTKNWFLPAVGATWDFNGHEQVYFNVQKNLRQYQAYLAGGGGPWFTGSQAAFNAFATEGKPESSWTYEGGLRTSRSFANDISLNAQINYYHVVFNNRLLAISTNPGGIAGGGITGGTSILVNVGDVHTDGVDAAFTLRLGRTFSLYNATSYNLSEYQSDYTSTASGIGAATGTCIGGYLVTAGVVPTCGKQLPGTPKWMNKTVATVSVGPLEAQVIGDYVGRRYATFSNDASVPSYFLTSFRLAARVPDNILPLRKAEIALNVTNLTDKKGISTLSVGSATNGYSAYPIAPRQWFLTFSGAY; the protein is encoded by the coding sequence ATGACTCGCACGTCGGTTTCGCTATTGGCTTTGGCCGTTTCGTCGCTCCTGCCCGCCGCCGCGATGGCACAGGATGCCGGCGCGCCCACTTCCGTCCCGCCAACCGAAATCGAGGATTCGTCGGTCATCGTCGTCACCGGCCGCGACACGCGCACCTCGGTGGTGCTGCCCGGCACCGAGATGCAAAAGATCCTGCCCGGCGTGAGCCCGCTCAAGGCGATCCAGACGCTGCCGGGCGTGCTGTACATCACCGCCGACCCGTGGGGCTATAACGAGCAGAACGCCCAGATCTTCATCCACGGCTTCGCCGCCAACCAGCTCGGCTACACGATGGACGGCGTGCCCCTCGGCGATCAGAGCTACGGCAATTACAACGGCCTTTCGCCCCAGCGCGCGGTGATCTCGGAGAATGTCGGCCGGGTCGTCGTGTCGACCGGCGCCGGCGATCTCGCCACAGCATCGAACAGCAATCTCGGCGGAACCGTCGAGACCTTTTCATCGGACCCCCGCCCCGCTTTCGGGATCGAGGCCGCCCAGACCGTCGGCAGCTACAGCACCTCGCGCAGCTTCGCCCGCGTCGATACCGGCACCTTCGGCGGCAACAATTCGGCCTATGTCTCGGCAGCGCGCCAGCGCGCCCGCGCCTGGGATTTCGATGGCATCCAGGGCGGCTGGCAAGCCAATGCCAAGTTCGTCCACGACGATTCGATCGGCAAGCTGACGCTCTATTTCGACTATAACGACATGACCCAGCCGAACGAGGACGCCACTGTCTTCTTCAAGCCCTCCGCGGGCGGCACCGCCACCCCGGTCCAGCTCTACACGCCCTACACCAAGCCGTTCTTCTATCCCGAGTTCGACACCTACCGGACTTCGTACCTGACCGCGCTTGGCAATTCGCCCGCGGCCGAGGGCAGCAACTACCGCAACTATTATTCGGACGCGCAGCGCACCGACTATCTCGCATATGGCCGCTACGACGCGCGCTTCTCCGACAAGGTGACACTGTCGACCACCGCCTATTTCCACCACAATGACGGCGCCGGCGTCGTGGCGGGTCCGCTGGGCCAGTCGATCACCACCGCCCAGCCCTATCTCGATCCGGCCTACGCGACGCTGCCCGCCAATTGCCGGTTCGGCGCCAACGCCAACGGCATCCGCCCCGCCGCCTGCACCGCGCTGACCACCGCCCAGGCAGCCGCAGCCGGCGCGGCGCTCGTCGCGGCCACCGGCGGCTCGGGCCTGATCACCCGCACCACCGAATATCGCATTGATCGCTTCGGCGTGATCTCGGCGCTCAACCTCGAGCTCGGCGCGCACAACATCGAGATCGGCGGCTGGTTCGAGCATAACAGCACTACCCAGTGGCGCCGCTGGTACGGGGTCAACGTCAACGACCCCGCTTCGAGCACACCCTATATCCGCCCGCTCGAAGCCGCGCAGCCGCTGTTCACCCAATATCAGGGCGAGGCGCGGATCAACCAGCTCCAGCTCCATGTGCAGGACAGCTGGCAGGTCATCGATCCGCTGCGCGTCCAGTTCGGGTTCAAGACCAGCGCGCAATGGGCCAATGGCTGGTTCCCTGTGCAGCCCAAAGCGGGCTCGCTCTCAGGCCTCGCCGGCGGGCTCCCGCAGGGCAAGATCGACACCAAGAACTGGTTCCTCCCCGCGGTCGGCGCGACCTGGGACTTCAACGGCCACGAGCAAGTCTATTTCAACGTCCAGAAGAACCTGCGCCAGTACCAGGCCTATCTCGCCGGCGGCGGCGGCCCGTGGTTCACTGGCAGCCAGGCGGCGTTCAATGCCTTCGCCACCGAGGGCAAGCCCGAGAGCAGCTGGACCTATGAAGGCGGCCTGCGCACCAGCCGCAGCTTCGCCAACGACATCAGCCTGAACGCGCAGATCAACTATTATCACGTCGTCTTCAACAACCGACTGCTCGCGATCTCGACCAATCCCGGCGGCATTGCCGGCGGCGGCATCACCGGCGGCACTTCGATCCTCGTCAACGTCGGCGACGTCCACACCGACGGCGTCGATGCCGCCTTCACGCTGCGCCTCGGCCGCACCTTCTCGCTCTACAACGCGACCTCGTACAATCTTTCGGAGTACCAGAGCGACTATACCTCCACCGCGTCCGGCATCGGCGCCGCCACCGGCACCTGCATCGGCGGCTACCTCGTCACGGCCGGGGTCGTGCCGACCTGCGGCAAGCAGCTTCCCGGCACGCCCAAATGGATGAACAAGACGGTCGCGACGGTCTCGGTCGGCCCGCTCGAGGCGCAGGTGATCGGCGACTATGTCGGCCGCCGCTACGCAACCTTCAGCAACGACGCCAGCGTGCCGTCGTACTTCCTCACTTCGTTCCGCCTCGCCGCCCGCGTGCCGGACAACATCCTGCCGCTGCGCAAGGCGGAAATCGCGCTCAACGTCACCAATCTGACCGACAAGAAGGGCATCTCGACGCTGTCGGTGGGCTCTGCCACCAACGGCTATTCGGCCTATCCGATCGCCCCCCGCCAGTGGTTCCTGACCTTCTCGGGCGCCTATTGA
- a CDS encoding RidA family protein: MAKRDAVFPANPHALFAEHRYSPAIRANGLLFVSGQVGARQDGSPEPDLEAQIRLAFDNLIAILDAAGCTFDDVIDTTLFLIDPERDFETLLKVMPDYWGEAPYPALTGVGVNWLAGFRFEIKVIARLPEGAEA; the protein is encoded by the coding sequence ATGGCTAAGCGCGACGCGGTCTTCCCCGCGAACCCCCATGCGCTGTTCGCCGAACACCGCTATTCCCCGGCGATCCGCGCGAACGGTCTGCTGTTCGTCTCGGGTCAGGTCGGCGCGCGGCAGGATGGTTCGCCCGAGCCCGATCTGGAGGCGCAGATCCGCCTCGCCTTCGACAACCTGATCGCAATCCTCGATGCCGCCGGCTGCACCTTCGACGACGTCATCGACACCACCCTGTTCCTGATCGACCCCGAGCGCGATTTCGAGACCTTGCTCAAGGTGATGCCCGACTATTGGGGTGAGGCGCCCTATCCGGCGCTGACCGGCGTCGGCGTGAACTGGCTCGCCGGCTTCCGCTTCGAGATCAAGGTGATCGCGCGCCTTCCCGAGGGAGCCGAGGCATGA
- a CDS encoding DUF6624 domain-containing protein, whose amino-acid sequence MIALLLTLAAPCSHADPRVSELLGRWCQAIGQVERQQPAADASLRVKMHHLVRLDEVTRQNLWMIEDPSLEAGQQQIVGEALGTSLREIDTRNTEALRKLLPKAGWFTNRLHGRQVTHGAWLIAQHSPDDAFREYALGKMTVLLKSGDVDARDYALTFDRVQVRKGLPQRYGSQARCLNGRLILQPIEDEAAVNAAREAIGWAQTLEETRGDLEIGKPCNLG is encoded by the coding sequence ATGATCGCCCTTCTCCTCACGCTGGCGGCGCCCTGTAGCCATGCCGACCCGAGGGTTTCCGAACTGCTTGGCCGCTGGTGCCAGGCAATCGGGCAAGTCGAACGGCAACAGCCTGCTGCCGACGCGTCCCTTCGCGTGAAGATGCATCATCTCGTCCGCCTCGACGAAGTGACCCGCCAGAATCTCTGGATGATCGAGGACCCGTCGCTCGAAGCCGGCCAGCAGCAGATCGTCGGCGAGGCCTTGGGCACATCCCTTCGCGAGATCGACACCCGCAACACCGAGGCGCTGCGCAAGCTGCTTCCCAAGGCCGGCTGGTTCACCAATCGCCTGCACGGCAGGCAGGTCACCCATGGCGCCTGGCTGATCGCACAACACTCGCCCGACGACGCCTTCCGCGAATATGCGCTCGGCAAGATGACAGTGCTGCTCAAATCGGGCGATGTCGATGCGCGGGACTATGCGCTCACCTTCGATCGCGTGCAGGTTCGTAAGGGCCTGCCCCAGCGATACGGCAGCCAGGCCCGATGCCTGAACGGCCGCCTCATTCTCCAGCCAATCGAAGACGAGGCGGCAGTCAATGCAGCGCGAGAGGCAATAGGCTGGGCACAGACGCTAGAAGAGACACGGGGCGATCTTGAGATCGGCAAGCCCTGCAACCTGGGATGA
- a CDS encoding Hsp70 family protein, translating into MTATALGLDFGTTNSVVALAQEGEAPEMVEFAGPESTSAVFRSALCFWEDAGVQVEAGPWAIAEYLEYPEGSRFLQSFKSVAASSAFEHASVFDKRMRFEELGRTFLNKLVEHSGGKLDARPQRIVVGRPIEYAGARPDPKLARERYDAMFAGFGAEIHYVYEPIGAAFSYAKRLSDPATLLVADFGGGTSDFSVVRVDAPGSARRCTALGHAGIGIAGDRFDYRIIDQLVLPLLGKGGSYRSFDKILEIPGGYFSDFGDWSRLALMRNRRTLEALHKLQRSAENPEAIGRMIAIIENELGYRLYDAVGKLKRALSGVAQAEFKFEGGGVKIATEVRREQFEGWIAPDLARIEATVDQALAASGVGEAGVDRVFLTGGSSLIPAVRDIFVRRFGEDRIGSGGELTSIAHGLAMVAQEDDIAAWAS; encoded by the coding sequence GTGACCGCCACTGCCCTTGGGCTCGATTTCGGTACGACCAACAGCGTGGTCGCGCTCGCGCAGGAGGGCGAGGCGCCCGAGATGGTGGAGTTTGCTGGGCCCGAATCTACCAGCGCCGTGTTCCGCTCGGCCCTGTGCTTCTGGGAAGACGCGGGAGTGCAGGTCGAGGCGGGACCCTGGGCGATCGCCGAGTATCTCGAATATCCCGAGGGGAGCCGGTTCCTCCAGTCGTTCAAGTCGGTGGCGGCGAGCAGCGCGTTCGAACATGCTTCGGTGTTCGACAAGCGGATGCGCTTCGAGGAGCTGGGGCGAACTTTTCTGAACAAGCTGGTCGAGCATTCGGGGGGCAAGCTCGATGCGCGGCCGCAGCGGATCGTTGTGGGGCGGCCGATCGAATATGCCGGCGCCCGGCCCGATCCGAAGCTGGCGCGCGAGCGTTATGACGCGATGTTCGCCGGGTTCGGGGCGGAGATCCATTATGTCTACGAGCCGATCGGCGCGGCGTTCAGCTACGCCAAAAGGCTGAGCGATCCGGCGACCTTGCTGGTCGCGGATTTCGGCGGGGGCACCAGCGACTTCTCGGTCGTGCGCGTCGATGCGCCAGGCTCGGCGCGGCGCTGTACCGCGCTGGGGCATGCCGGCATCGGCATCGCAGGCGACCGGTTCGACTATCGGATCATCGACCAGCTGGTGCTGCCGTTGCTCGGCAAGGGCGGGAGCTATCGGTCGTTCGACAAGATCCTCGAGATACCGGGCGGTTATTTCAGCGATTTCGGCGACTGGTCGCGGCTGGCGCTGATGCGCAACCGGCGGACGCTGGAGGCGCTCCATAAGCTCCAGCGCTCGGCCGAAAACCCGGAGGCGATCGGGCGGATGATCGCGATCATCGAGAACGAGCTGGGCTATCGGCTGTACGACGCAGTGGGCAAGCTCAAGCGCGCATTGTCGGGCGTGGCGCAGGCCGAGTTCAAGTTCGAGGGTGGCGGCGTGAAGATCGCCACCGAAGTGCGGCGCGAGCAGTTCGAGGGGTGGATCGCGCCCGATCTCGCGCGGATCGAGGCGACGGTGGACCAGGCGCTGGCGGCGTCGGGCGTAGGCGAGGCGGGAGTCGATCGGGTGTTCCTGACCGGGGGATCGTCGCTGATCCCGGCGGTGCGCGACATCTTCGTGCGGCGCTTCGGCGAGGACCGGATCGGCAGCGGCGGCGAGCTCACGTCGATCGCGCACGGGCTGGCGATGGTCGCGCAGGAGGACGATATCGCCGCCTGGGCGAGCTAG
- a CDS encoding UPF0262 family protein has product MADPRIIDVTLDERTILWRSADIEQERRIAIFDLLEENRFAPQRKHADGYEGPYKLHLRVEEGRLALEIHRADDSPLETLVLGLARFRRPIRDYFAICDSYYQAIRAASPAQIETIDMARRGIHNQSAELLIERLEGKIDVDFDTARRLFTLICVLHIKG; this is encoded by the coding sequence ATGGCCGATCCGCGCATCATAGACGTGACGCTCGACGAACGCACGATCCTGTGGCGGTCGGCCGATATCGAGCAGGAACGCCGCATCGCGATCTTCGACCTGCTCGAAGAGAATCGCTTCGCTCCCCAGCGCAAGCATGCCGACGGCTATGAAGGACCGTACAAGCTCCATTTGCGAGTTGAGGAAGGCCGGCTGGCGCTGGAAATCCACCGCGCCGACGATTCGCCGCTCGAAACCCTCGTCCTCGGCCTCGCCCGTTTCCGCCGCCCGATCCGCGACTATTTCGCGATCTGCGACTCCTATTACCAGGCGATCCGCGCCGCCTCCCCCGCCCAGATCGAGACGATCGACATGGCAAGGCGCGGCATTCACAATCAGTCGGCCGAGCTGCTGATCGAGCGCCTGGAGGGCAAGATCGACGTCGATTTCGACACCGCCCGCCGCCTGTTCACGCTGATCTGCGTACTCCACATCAAGGGATGA
- a CDS encoding phosphoadenylyl-sulfate reductase — translation MAEAAMRKVDRLDIAPRFTERDAIRLNNMFRGSSTDEMLRTVIGEQMLGDIAVVSSFGAESAALLHLVASVDASVPVLFLDTGRHFPETLAYRDALVGRLGLTDFRNLQPDPDVLAARDASELRWSFDPDGCCEIRKVVPLAKGLAEFDATITGRKAFQARTRNALPRFELDTSDISGRLKVNPLADWTRADLDAYFVQHDLPVHPLVAQGYPSIGCAPCTSVVKPGEDPRAGRWRGWDKTECGIHTPVADGDPDLPVF, via the coding sequence ATGGCTGAGGCGGCGATGCGCAAGGTCGATCGGCTGGACATCGCCCCCCGCTTCACCGAGCGGGACGCGATCCGCCTCAACAACATGTTTCGCGGCAGCTCGACCGACGAGATGCTGCGCACCGTGATCGGCGAGCAGATGCTCGGCGACATCGCTGTGGTGTCGTCGTTCGGCGCCGAGTCCGCTGCGCTGCTCCATCTGGTCGCCTCGGTCGACGCTTCCGTGCCGGTTCTGTTCCTCGATACCGGCCGCCATTTCCCGGAAACGCTCGCCTATCGCGACGCGCTGGTCGGGCGCTTGGGCCTCACCGACTTCCGCAACCTCCAGCCCGACCCCGACGTCCTCGCCGCGCGCGACGCCAGCGAGCTGCGCTGGTCGTTCGACCCCGATGGCTGCTGCGAAATCCGCAAGGTCGTGCCGCTGGCCAAGGGGCTCGCGGAATTCGACGCGACGATCACCGGCCGCAAGGCCTTCCAGGCCAGGACCCGCAACGCCCTGCCCCGCTTCGAACTCGACACTTCGGACATCTCGGGCCGGCTCAAGGTCAATCCGCTCGCCGACTGGACCCGCGCCGATCTCGACGCGTATTTCGTGCAGCACGATCTGCCGGTCCATCCGCTGGTCGCGCAGGGTTATCCCTCGATCGGCTGCGCGCCGTGCACCAGCGTGGTCAAGCCCGGCGAAGACCCCCGCGCCGGTCGCTGGCGCGGCTGGGACAAGACCGAATGCGGCATCCACACGCCTGTGGCCGATGGCGATCCGGACCTGCCGGTGTTCTGA
- a CDS encoding GFA family protein encodes MTTHAGSCHCGGIRFTISHDPDELTTCDCSLCIKRNALMVKVPEAALRIDAGEELLALYEWNTRRARHHFCRRCGIYVFHRKRSAPDHFGVNVFCLDGFDRAALPVRATEGMGMTLECDAPRPEWPGPRDAAE; translated from the coding sequence GTGACCACCCATGCCGGCTCCTGCCACTGCGGCGGCATCCGTTTCACGATCTCGCACGACCCCGACGAGCTGACGACGTGCGACTGCTCGTTATGCATCAAGCGCAATGCGTTGATGGTGAAGGTGCCGGAGGCCGCGCTGCGGATCGACGCGGGCGAGGAACTGCTAGCGCTCTACGAATGGAACACCCGGCGCGCCAGGCACCATTTCTGCCGCCGCTGCGGGATCTACGTCTTCCACCGCAAACGGTCCGCGCCAGACCATTTCGGAGTCAATGTCTTCTGCCTCGACGGGTTCGATCGGGCCGCGCTCCCCGTCCGCGCGACCGAAGGAATGGGCATGACGCTCGAATGCGATGCTCCCCGTCCCGAATGGCCCGGCCCGCGTGACGCTGCGGAATAG
- a CDS encoding DUF6980 family protein, which translates to MDKHRQNDWGTVQYDSRVDEYWVVAGSARQALFYCPWCGEKLPPSKRDEWYDAVEALGLDPWQDELPQEFRSDAWRNASPRKT; encoded by the coding sequence ATGGACAAACATCGGCAGAACGACTGGGGCACTGTTCAATACGACAGTCGTGTCGACGAGTATTGGGTAGTCGCCGGATCGGCGCGGCAGGCCCTGTTCTACTGCCCCTGGTGCGGGGAGAAGCTACCGCCCTCTAAGCGCGATGAGTGGTACGACGCTGTTGAAGCTCTTGGCCTCGACCCCTGGCAGGACGAATTGCCGCAAGAGTTTAGGTCCGACGCATGGCGCAATGCATCCCCCCGCAAAACCTAA
- a CDS encoding replicative DNA helicase: MAQPIPFPTPETPEGVSLPQNVEAEAALLGAMMIDNRVAEDVLQKLRPEHFFEPLHGRIYETIAAMVGDNRLATPVTLRPLFATDAAMKEVGGPAYLAQLTGNPASLIGARSFADQIYDLAMLRALVTVGRDLVDGALDTSQDINPAKQIEQAEMKLYEVAEKGDSDAGLKSFTRAATLAVRQAEKAMNSGGGISGITTGLTDLNANTGGFNRSDLLILAGRPGMGKTSLATNIAFNAAKRWADDLEAGIPEDKSIGAPVAFFSLEMSADQLAMRILSEQAEVVSEKLRTGQISHAEFQKFARAAGDLERLPLFIDDTPGLTIAALRTRARRMKRQHKIGMVIVDYLQLLTGSAKASGDGRVQEISEISRGLKTLAKELHVPVLALSQLSRAVESREDKRPQLSDLRESGSIEQDADIVLFVYRDEYYHDFKAPTKTPDGTETAEERMAYEAWQAKQLEVSGKATVIIAKQRHGATGSVHMRFDRQFTKFSDLAHEEY; the protein is encoded by the coding sequence ATGGCCCAGCCGATCCCCTTTCCGACACCCGAAACGCCTGAAGGCGTAAGCCTGCCCCAGAATGTCGAGGCCGAGGCCGCGCTGCTGGGCGCGATGATGATCGACAACCGCGTCGCCGAGGACGTGCTCCAGAAGCTGCGGCCCGAGCATTTCTTCGAGCCGCTGCACGGGCGGATCTACGAGACGATCGCGGCGATGGTCGGCGACAACCGGCTGGCGACTCCGGTGACGCTGCGTCCGCTGTTCGCCACCGACGCGGCGATGAAGGAAGTCGGCGGGCCGGCCTATCTGGCGCAGCTTACCGGCAACCCGGCGAGCCTGATCGGCGCGCGCTCGTTCGCCGACCAGATCTATGACCTTGCGATGCTGCGCGCGCTGGTGACGGTGGGGCGCGACCTGGTCGACGGTGCGCTCGACACCAGCCAGGACATCAACCCGGCCAAGCAGATCGAGCAGGCCGAGATGAAGCTCTACGAAGTCGCCGAGAAGGGCGATTCGGACGCCGGTCTCAAGTCCTTCACGCGCGCCGCGACGCTGGCGGTTCGCCAGGCCGAGAAGGCGATGAATTCGGGCGGCGGCATCTCGGGCATCACCACCGGGCTGACCGACCTCAACGCCAATACCGGCGGGTTCAACCGGTCCGACCTGCTGATCCTCGCGGGGCGCCCGGGCATGGGCAAGACTTCGCTCGCGACCAACATCGCGTTCAATGCCGCCAAGCGCTGGGCCGACGATCTCGAAGCCGGCATTCCCGAGGACAAGTCGATCGGGGCGCCGGTGGCGTTCTTCAGCCTCGAAATGTCGGCCGACCAGCTGGCGATGCGTATCCTTTCCGAGCAGGCCGAAGTCGTTTCGGAGAAGCTGCGTACGGGGCAGATCAGCCATGCCGAATTCCAGAAGTTCGCGCGTGCCGCGGGCGATCTCGAGCGGCTGCCCTTGTTCATCGACGATACGCCGGGCCTGACCATCGCGGCGCTGCGCACCCGCGCGCGGCGGATGAAGCGCCAGCACAAGATCGGCATGGTGATCGTCGATTACCTCCAGCTGCTGACCGGCAGCGCCAAGGCTTCGGGCGACGGGCGCGTGCAGGAAATCTCGGAGATCAGCCGCGGCCTCAAGACGCTGGCCAAGGAACTCCATGTGCCGGTGCTGGCGCTCTCGCAGCTGAGCCGCGCGGTGGAAAGCCGCGAGGACAAAAGGCCGCAGCTTTCGGATCTTCGTGAATCGGGATCGATCGAGCAGGACGCCGATATCGTGCTGTTCGTCTATCGCGACGAATATTATCACGACTTCAAGGCGCCGACCAAGACGCCCGACGGCACCGAGACCGCCGAGGAGCGGATGGCGTACGAGGCGTGGCAGGCCAAGCAGCTCGAGGTATCGGGCAAGGCGACCGTGATCATCGCCAAGCAGCGCCACGGCGCGACGGGTTCGGTGCACATGCGCTTCGATCGGCAGTTCACCAAGTTCAGCGACTTGGCGCACGAGGAGTATTGA